The Alkalihalobacillus sp. LMS6 genomic interval GCCAAACCAGTTAATATACTCGCCTGAACACGAAACCAGTCCGCACCCCAACACATCATCATCACTCACCTGGAATTTCTGAATCGAATAATGATAAATGGCAATAACCATCCCAATTCCAGATAGAATGGCTGAATAAATGGCCACGCCTGTATCTTTACGAATAATGCCAACTCCGATAAGAATGACAAGCGGGTACATAAAAATTCGCTGGTACCAACAAAGTGCACACGGCTCAAACCCTTCAATCTCTGAAAAGTAAAGGGATCCAAGTGTGGCGACTAGCGCTACAACCCATGTAAACAAAAGACTATTTTCGATCTTCTTACTCACAACATTCGCCTCCTACAAACCCACCTTTTTGTTCATTGTACTCCAATTCAGGAAACCGTAACATGGCAAAATCACGAACAATCTACCTTTATCTGAGGCTCTACGTCTAAAAATAGGAAAAATGGTCAATCGTAAAGAGAGAATAAACTTTGGAGGCTCGAACATGAGTGATACAAAACAAACGTTAACGTCGATTTGGCAACTTTCTTCCCACGATAAACCTTATCCGCATTTAGATCAAGATATTGAAGTTGATGTCGCGGTTGTCGGAGGTGGCATTACAGGCTTAACATCCGCCTATTTACTCGCACAATCAGGAAAAAAAGTCGCGGTTCTCGATGCTGGCTCATTTGGACGCGGAACGACTGGACATAGTACAGCGAAATTAACGATTCAACACGATTTCATTTATGACGAACTTCTCTCTCATCTCGGAAAAGAAAAAGCACAGCAGTACTATCAGTCCCAACAAGACGCTCTTACATTTGTACGTAACCTCGTCCAAAAAAATAA includes:
- a CDS encoding disulfide oxidoreductase, translated to MSKKIENSLLFTWVVALVATLGSLYFSEIEGFEPCALCWYQRIFMYPLVILIGVGIIRKDTGVAIYSAILSGIGMVIAIYHYSIQKFQVSDDDVLGCGLVSCSGEYINWFGFVTIPFLAGIAFILIFSTSLYIIKKRKEEIA